A window of Dysidea avara chromosome 1, odDysAvar1.4, whole genome shotgun sequence genomic DNA:
GAGCACTCGTGATTTAACTATTATATGTACGTACTAAGATATGTACTACATACTGTATGAGTATGTAGTAGAAAATCTTTTGCTTTTATACATAGGGACGTTGCCCTGGCTATTATTAACTCAGACAGTTGGCAAGATGCCCTGAGATGGCGTGCTGAGAATGACAGATATGGACTGTACACTCCAATGAAACTACTCATCAAAAAGATGCCAGGCAAGTTGAAGAATGACTCAATATTAATGTACCACTATATTGTTGGTTGTTGTAACACATAATACAATGGATTCTCACAAACGTACTATGTCCTTAAGTACCACCTTCAGACATTTGTGGAGTCCATACCATTTTAAGCAATTGATTGGAAAGTTATAGTAAGGTAGAAAGAACATGTTAACTAGACTAATCAGCTACTTGGTTATCCTATTAGGCAAAACAAATACAATAAATTTGAAGTGTAAGTGAATGGAATTCTGGTAGCTGATGTTTTTATACCTTAAAGTCATGCAAATTTAActtttaataccatacctgtttcactgcccatacaaaagtctcaatagtagcagtgaaatttatcccgtatttcactggtagcagtgaaaaagttgtaattgcaatttcattggctagaatttatgttaacaattagtgttgacacatgtttagtacatagtgacaaattgcgtacatagcagcTAATGCACAACAtgcgcatatgcagcgagtatggtattaactgggaatagcatgggtagcagtgaaatttgggataaataccactcttgttgtattggaaatggtaaatttcactcggcttcgcctcgtgaaatttatccccatttccaatacaacactcgtgatatttatcccaaatttcactgctacccatgctattactagtacgaaTAATTCTTAGAGAAAGTTGCTCATAAGCATGCTACATTCAATTAGAACACATTCTTACCatatctaaattaaattcttctGCCTTATACCACACAAAAATTCACTCAAAATTTCTTTAAATTGTGTTCATCAGTTACACACATATATTATAATGTGTTTCCATAGTTTTGATAgttcagtgtgtaggtatgctaCACCTTTGGTGAAGATCACTACACACAATAAACGAAGTACTTGCACACTATATGCAGCACATAAACAAACTTAACAAAATGAACTCATGTGTACATTGCCGCATAATAAAGTTGTTTTTAGGCGTCCTCTATCAGCTGACAGCAGAAGATCGATTGTGAAAGTTAGAAAATATTCCGTGTATACCTAGGGCTCATCTGTTAATAGCAACAAATGTAGGAACAGCGTTACCCACCGCCATTCATCATTAAAGTTGTGAGGTATGTCTATGAAATGAATCCAATGGGTGGTTtcttactggctggggtgattggtCAACCGACACAGGCAGGATATTAGCTAGTACTCATATGAGTGATCATTCATAGTAGCACCCACAGTAGGCTGTTACCCTGCTAATATGCATCACACGTTTTAGTGTCACATGCCTTAAACCACAGGTGACTTACCTAACTACAGGTGagttaatataattatacttacATACCTGCAGTGTTGGGGCTAACGCGTTACATAAcgttattacttttgtggtaacgaagtaatataacgaaatatgctgtaaaaacagggaaatataactcaagttactttacttgcaattgtaacgcgttacctaagtaatgaagttactgttacaagtctaatattatgtaacattattactttaagtaacaatgttactaatctcgttagcaatccactgagtaacacttAAGCCactacaaagtaatgaagcctactgaatgaagcttattcatcagcttcttgcttataaccaagatttgcacaatgtccaacaacacaatcatgtcacgtgataaagtggtagtttcatgGCAGCTAAGGCTGCcacacacgtgacagcttacggctgtggacacaaagtaatataatatgtaatattattatagttactttattatatgtaactgtaactaaacagttcagttgtaaataatatgtaatatgtagcgagttacatttaaaaagtaactgtcccaacactgcatagCTGTTCCCAGGTAAGTATTATGTACATACTTACCTGTGGTTTGAGTTCTAAATGCCTAAATATACTGTAACACCTGGCGGGGGGCTCGTTTGAAGTTTCACATGACTATGGTATATATAAGTGATGGTTAATGGCTACACTTACCATATCTGATGTAACTTCAAATAGTGAACATGTACGTatctaataacaagcgcctaaatTGTCCAACCACTTGATCGTCTATGACCTCTTGTGCAAAAAACTCATAGTTCTTGTGTTATTGTATACCATACAAATGTAtaccatacatatgtatatatgtacaccaacgttgaaaccgggtcactactgctgacccggatgacccactgaccgagatttgacccggatgtgacccggattgacctggGTGTGACCCGGATTtacctggattaattaaagccgagacgtgttttggctagtctcgagcgagcgaacgagtctacattttgagcgttcgattcgtgttgagtaaatattgcaacttcagcctatctgtaggttgaagaccaaaaaaaaattttaaaaaaggtcttgacaatagctaccctcgcgtatgttggtaatgcaacaagtgggcgtggttcgtttctcacgtgatccaatctgggtcaaacccggatgacccggagaaaatgtgacctggatgacccggatgacccagatgaccctacccggtttcaacgctgatgtacACACACTTATTATCTGCTTCATTAAACTACTGTTATAGATATTTTGGTTAAATGTGATAGCTACCCTGTCATCTTTCATGCAGATGTTGCAACTGCTGTGCTGGACAAATGCGTACATAGAAAACAGAACAGTGATGGGAGTGTTCTTGTAACTTACAACTACGAGTTTTTGGATGACATCCCTCATGATTTTTCTGATGATCTTGAAAGcatttatgatgatgatgatgatgatgatgatgatggtgatgaaatttttgatgaaaGGCTTTTTAGTGAAGATCCTGAGCCCATGTATGTAACATCATCAAAATTGCATTCAATTTTACTGAACATTTAAATTACCAGTAGTAAATTAACAGGAGTGCAAATTTAATGTGCAAAATTAATCCACAATTTTTTCATCAATGTGATAGCATCATTGCATTGGCCAGAAATCAGCCTCCTACTTCAGTATGACTCAgtggtattggttaggtacaaccaGTTAAGCCAACCAGCTTTGAAGTAACTTAGGCATTTCTGAATAGTTGTCATGAAGTACTGATTATGCACTTTATGATATTTGCTTGCTGGCTAACTGACCAACCATGTAGTTAAATAACAGCAAGGCATCTGCTTAGATCAGCTGTCTGTGGTCTATACTATAGTCACAAGTGGTCTCAAGCACTTGAAAGTAGTCTCTTGCACTCTAGATCTTTTGATCACTTTCAACAAGGTGCTTTATACTGTATGGAGGTATCACAGGTATTGAAACAACAACACTGATCAAAATGATAACTAGCACATAAACATTGAACTCTGCTAGTTTCTTTAATACTGTAGCAATTAGCACTTCTGTGAACTACATATTAAAAGCGCACTTGAGAAAAGCTCTATTTTGATTTCTGTGATTTCTAGTGGCGTGCCAATAGTAGTCCTGTAAAACTACAGTAATTCATGTGACCAAAGTACGGTTAAGTATGCAGTGTGAAAAATTATAATGGTGTTATTTTACTTATAATTAGGCTATTAATACTGTTGTGTGTTCACTTTCTTATTGTGTATTACAACTTGTAATTTATGCAGTCTTTTGTTTGAATTAGTGAGTATACAATTAAAGAACATCGCGACTGGGTAGCAAGTCACTTTAAGAAAGAAGCTCATGCACTGAAAGTTATGGTATGTGTATAAGTACATATCATGTTACTGTGTATGTTTATAATGCAATTGCTTTTGGAAGCTATGGACTTCTGTGTCACAATATTTCAAAACTGAAAAACAAACAGTTTGTCTTTGTGCTGTTTGTTTTGTGCTGATGTATTGGCATGCACTAACACAGGACTACCTCAAAGTACATGAACTGCACATCATACTGTACACCTTGACCTAGTATACTTTCTTTGTTATCATTCATGATTCACTGGAACTTATCCCACAAAGGAAGCACTACTGTACTAACGTAAAGGAGCCTTCATGTCCTATGTACTGCTACATCCCGCTCTGGCTGATAAAGGAAGGCCTGTACATGAGAGCACAAGCCATGTTGATATAATACAAACTGATATCTAAATGAGCAAATTTCTAAATCTGCTAGCACATGTGCACTTTGACAATACAATTGTAACCATTAACAGAGGTGGAAGAAGCATCTACAAGTTGTTAAAATTGGGTAGGCAACTGTCAGAATAATACTTCTATGACCACCACCAGCATTATAGTTGTGCAAGAATAATCAACATTTGCAGCATGCTTAGGCTAGTCCCAGAAAGTTTTCGAAAAATTGCTTTCTAACAATTTCACatctataaaaataataatgctaaatatactctaatggaatgaatagtcactgactgctctattagggtattactgactgttctattagagtatctcgagttaCAATATCCAAAAACGATCCTGGAAAACCAGAACAACCAGACTGCTCTCTATGGACTTGGAACATGCCTCAATAGCTCCCACTAAAAGTTGCCTACCTGTTTCCGCCTGCCCTGATTAATGTTACCAGTATTCATCAAACAAAACACTGTCATTAGACCTACTGTACCTTACATATTCAACTTAACTTATTTTACAAATTACTGCAGACAATTTGAAAACAATTATTAATGCAAGCACAAGTGCCTTACTCCAAACACAAATACTATCAAGAGAATACACTGAGTAGCACAGGTATAGGCATGGTAGCTTACAGGATAACTGAAGAAGGTCCACTGGTAAACATAATCACTAAAGCATAGCAAGTATATTAACAAGCATACAGTACTAGTACGTATAGTGCCTTGTTAAGAATTACATTTTAATCTCTACTACTCTAAAATCAGTCCTGCTCTATCCACAATGTAGAGTATGTTATTCACACTCAGCCAATAAGGATAAGTCAAAGACCAGCTGGTAAAAGTTTATTTAGTTCCTATGTAAACTTTCAATGTTTACAGGTTGACAGTGAACGTATTGAGCTCCTAAATCACCCACTTGCAACCAAACTGTTGGATTACAAATGGAGGTCTTTTGGATTGTACCTTTATTTGCTCAACTTGATCACTTACTGTGTGTTTCTTGGAATTTTGACTGCCTTTGCTTTATCATCACCAACACCAAACAGTGATGAATGTAAGTTTGGATTCATAGTTATACAAATGGCTACTGTTTTGTTAATTTAATACATGTAGGTATTACAAATGGTACGTTATTACACCATGGATTTGTGAGTATTAAATATAAAGCCCATACTGTATGTAGATGCATTCATGCAGTGCATTATCACGCATAGATATTATGGCGAGTATGTTACCTATGCAGTGCAATGGAGTGTTTAAAcaattatttaaagcatttcTCCCACATATGTACAACTGATGGAGAAATATCTTTACTTATACAAATGTTGAAAATATATTAATGTATGATGCAATTTTAGCATTTTAATCTATAGTTATCAACCACATTATATTGcatgataatattatagtatgtatttaaatttttttttttgttctttagTGAGAAGCAACACTTCACTGTGTAAGTTCCTTGTACCTGTACTAGGGTATTAACGAATGAATATAttatgcagtacagtatgtagAATAAGTGTTTCATGGTCGACATTTGATTTCCTGACCAAATGTTAAAAGATAGCATGTATTCAGTTACTATTATGTGCTTTGATGTTTTTGCAATTAACAAGAATTACAATATGTGATTATACCACTTACCAAGCCTCTATGACCAACTTTGGCAAATTATCTTCTTTTATTGGATAAATCTACTGAGAAATACCATACAATGAAGTAAATAAATGCTGTTTTCTCTTATAGCCTCTTGTGTTATATCAAGTCTCTAACGCCCCCTGACATTAATAAATCCAACGTCTGCCAGAACCATGATCAATTCATCACATAGCAGCATAGTTTTGAAGCTACATAGTAAACTTTGAACTGTGGGGATATGCTGGAAATATTCATTTGAACTGTGGGGATATGCTAGACTTATTCATTTGTATATTCAAAACCATTCACAAAATCCAGCAGAGAATTAGAATAATAACAGAATAAATAACTAATAAATAACTAGCATACTGTATCAGTAACAGATGATACAGTACATGCAAAAATCCCAAAAAgaatgtgcataattataaagTTTATTTTTTATCTATAGCCTATAGTAGcatttacatgtacaaaatgaaTATTATTATGTTACTTTATTCCTATAGTCTCGAATGGAGAGGACTGCAAAGGTATGTTACTGAAATCAAATTTCTAGTATACTATGCAGGTTTACAGTATGCGTTTGCTTGTTGTTCCACCTGAAAATTTAAAAGCATTTTATTGACGAAGATTgatcaggatactctaatagagcagtccataTTTCAACAAGGCACTCAGGTGGTGTTATGTATAATTCCTTTAAAGTGCACCGTAAAATAATAAAGCAAGCACTGTATAAAAATTTATCCTATGGAGGTATTCCCTGAGCtagtactgtagctacaaaTACACATGTTAAGCCCTTAATTCCTCAATGTTTCCTTGTCTTCTGGAGAGTAACAGTATGTATGTTCTCTATGAATAAACAAGTGCTGCTAACTGTGAGCTTGCATGACTAAACTACTGTATTGGTACACTGGACCCTGTATGTGTCATAAACCATGATGATTTTACATTTGTTTATTGTGATACAAATATTATAGCCATATATAGTACGTGTTGTATGATAAGGgtagtacatacagttcacGTATACATATGTAGTTTGCGTCCATACAATAGTGTAAGCTCGTCATTTTTAAATCTGTAAGGAATTTTAACTCACTGTTTTGTACCTATGCTGTCTTTTTAATGCATTGCAATTAATTTGCTAAGGATGTGGGAATTAAATttaaatgtataattatgtgtgtgtgtttattgtaCACAGTTAATTATTTCCTCTTTGCTGCTGCTGTCATCATCATAACAATTTCACTGATACGGATTTTCATTGAAATGATTCAAATTTACTACCTGCGCCTAGCATACATTTTTGAACTGGATAACTGGATGGAATTTTGCTTGTTTGTATCCTCCATAATCTTTGTTTCATATGGGCTGCAGTCTGGATGTCAGTGTCCAGCCTTTTGGCAGTGGCAATTTGGTGCATTCACAATACTACTTGCATGGTTGGGCCTGGTACTGTTTTTGAAGAAGTTTCCTCTTACCGGAGTCTATGTTTTGATGTTTGTGGACATTTTAAATACTTTCATGAAGATGATTCTACTTTCTGCATTATTTGTGGTATCCTTTGGTCTAACGTTTTATATGATATTTTATCGACCAGTGAGTTGAGTCAGTTAATGCAGCCAATGTTAATTTGATTAAGTATCTGTACATTGGAATGAGAATTGTAGAGATCCCAGGCCAAAGTACCAACCCAGATTGCTGAAATACTGTTCACTAAACAAAGCCTGTCATAACAAAAATGTAAACacataacttgaaattttgcacaTAGTAAAGAGGTTATTAAGGCTCAAATAACATTCAAAGAGTATGGAAAATTATTTTTGTGATAAGTATTGATATTTTGTCACTTTCACAGGGTAAACTACTTATATGCACTTAATTATCAATGCTGGTTCTCCCTCTTACAATAATAGTTAATAGTCAAATGTACAATAAAATTGTGTCAGTCTTCTGTCTTCCATAATTGTTATTCCATCAGTAGATAAGAAGAACTGTAGGTAAAAACAAGCCCCCCAAAGCTTGCTCTTGACCAACTTGGGATTATgtgaaatacaaaaagaagggAAATCCATACAAaccagtcaagctgtaaaagaataatgttgtgaaattaaaggtggcagccaagtaCGTTATGTTAATTCCTGGCTAGCTATGGGCTCCCTTTTGGTTTAGTTCTATTGCCTTTCTCTCAAGTAAAAgtcgctttattttcgtgcaaaactTTTTTGTGATATAAATTTTCGTGtgaaatattttcgtatgatttacgtaaatgactgctctattagagtagttcgatcttgtataaaattttAGTGCAAGAACGTTTCGtataaattttgcatacgaaaatcattttacaacgaaaaaaaagcaaattacggtacttTTTAATGCTAAGCTTTTAGTAGGGAATTTAAGGTACTTTTATACATACAAATTATATGTACTTTAGAGTGATACGGTTGATCATATTGTTTCTTTAACAGGGTGAACGTTCATCATTTTCATCTCCTGGTCGCTCCTTGATCAAAACGTTTGTGATGACTACTGGAGAGCTTGACTTTGATGGGATATTCTTTAATAGTCAAGAAGATGCTGAAGAAGGGAACAATCTGTTCTACCCTCAAGTGGCATACATTCTGTGGATTGTGTTTATTATACTAATGCCCATCATTTTGACAAATTTGCTGGTTAGTGCAACAATTTAAATTATGCTGTGCACATGCAAATATTTACGTActttaataacaaaatacaGTGTAGTACCTTATTAGAGAATCTATGACAACATGGATCATAAAAATTAATGGGAAAGGTATTGAAGTGGCAATGCAAAAAATGCACTTAGCTGTATCTACTGTAAACATATAGTTTGCTTTGTTCCGTATTTTCTATTAACTGCTACAGTAATTAcagtattatacatcttcagcATTTTCAGCATTTCAGTATCACGTTTTCAACTTGATTTGGGCCTCAATATACTAATAGCATTGTGGCTTTCAACTGTTAATACCTCAGTAGTAGGTTTGATGCAGAGCTCTATTTTGAAGATGTAACAAAAGTCATCAATAGTTTCATCGCTGAGCTTTGGTAACTAGTGAtgtgtcacctcaggttttaaATCCTTGAAGACACTTGTTATGATTttctaactattacatacagtagtaggaATCGTGCACAAATTACCACCACCATTATTGAGCCTTATTGATTGGCACATTTCCAGTATTCGTACACAGTATCTGTACACAGTGTAAATGTTTTCGTGCATTCATGTTAATATTTCATTTTAGATTGGCTTGGCAGTAGATGATATTAAAGGTATTCAAAACAATGCTGCTCTGAAACGTTTAGCTCTTAAGGTTAGTCTCTGTGCTAACAAGTGTTAACACTAGATCTGTTCTGTAGATAATTGTTTTTATATTAtaactgtatatatatacacagtaatttgctttattttcgagcaaaaaaaaatcgtgataattttttttgcGTAACAATATTTTCATATAATTtatgtaaatgactgttctattagagtaatttgatcTTCtgcaaaaattttcatgtaagaaatttttgcacaagctttgcatacgaaaattattttacaacaaaaaaaatcaaattacggtatatacatgtatgtatgtagtaattTTAATGTAAGactgaattgtgcaatctgctgTCACAATGAGAAGTACATTTATGAACTCTATGCTTCAGTGTTTGcttaatattatatatagttcCATTTGTTTTAATGCATACGGCATTCATTGGTTTCAATGTCATTGCAAATGTGTGGAAGGATATTGTGACATCGACcttatttttttacaaaatcacATACCTTGTGGTTCATACTGTATAACTACTGTTTCTTTCTATGAAGACTGTACTGATATGTCATAAAAGTTGCATGCCAAAATTAATGTTACGCACTTACATTTAAGCATGTAAAAAGATTTCACAAatgttttttaaaaattgtgggATTCATTACTACCCACTTAACCTTGGATTGTTCTTTTACTTCGACATAGTTgaaaacattgttgtactgtggCATATATAGGATCAATGTATAAGGCATATAACCTTGATTGATGGCATCTAattggctatatatatataggtgtaTTGTAACTGGAAAAAGTTATCAGTATTAAAACTTTTTTATAATTACAATGGGCACTTAATTTAGTGTAAaatataatacagtggaacctcagttatctgaaccacTTGGGACcagggtggtccataagtctgaaaaatcCATATCTCAAACCTTTTAAAAAATCTTAAAattttcagtattatcaactatcctaatagaacagtcgttactctgatagagcagccATTTTCATAGTTCGattaaccaagaatccggataagtggggtctggataactgaggttccactgtattgtacTTAATGACAGCAATGTATCATACCTTAATCATTATTAGGTGGACTTAACCTTGCACATTGAAGAATTTGCCTTCATCCGCAACTTTTTTAGAAAGGAAAAAGAGACATTGCAATTTAAAACAGAAGTTGGCAATCAAATTCTGAAAAGGAATCAATTTTATACTAACAAACGTGATTCACTGTGGCAAAAGCTCAAGCAACTATCATTTGGTTCCAACGATAAAGTTCAAGTAGATGAC
This region includes:
- the LOC136268608 gene encoding transient receptor potential cation channel subfamily A member 1 homolog, with protein sequence MYLNFFFCSLVRSNTSLFSNGEDCKVNYFLFAAAVIIITISLIRIFIEMIQIYYLRLAYIFELDNWMEFCLFVSSIIFVSYGLQSGCQCPAFWQWQFGAFTILLAWLGLVLFLKKFPLTGVYVLMFVDILNTFMKMILLSALFVVSFGLTFYMIFYRPGERSSFSSPGRSLIKTFVMTTGELDFDGIFFNSQEDAEEGNNLFYPQVAYILWIVFIILMPIILTNLLIGLAVDDIKGIQNNAALKRLALKVDLTLHIEEFAFIRNFFRKEKETLQFKTEVGNQILKRNQFYTNKRDSLWQKLKQLSFGSNDKVQVDDTQPLSSADEIKKEIAQLKTMIKEINEKVKADHAEISKVKDMITAKIDQHNHKLEMLLEQNKVFVKYLKEKFPASENATGSASEIYTTVTDDDEAATRTVESGHTKLPSRSDDDDDD